Proteins co-encoded in one Streptomyces sp. SLBN-31 genomic window:
- the murD gene encoding UDP-N-acetylmuramoyl-L-alanine--D-glutamate ligase, protein MGSGQVTSSVPEGFSEFQGKHVTVAGLGVSGIPAAKVLHARGAIVTVVNDGDDARAREQAAELEALGITVRLGDGATLPNGTELVVTAPGWKPDKPLFEAAREAGLEIWGDVELAWRLRGPDAAPWLAVTGTNGKTTTVQMLASILKAAGLRTAAVGNIGVSLLDAVLGEEHYDVLAVELSSYQLHWAPSLRAHSAAVLNLAPDHLDWHGSMEAYARDKGRIYEGNRVACVYNVADKATEDLVREADVEEGCRAIGFTLGTPGPSQLGVVEGILVDRAFVENRHKNAQELAEVADVHPPAPHNIANALAAAALARAFGVPPKAVRDGLRNFTPDAHRIAHVAHVDGVAYVDDSKATNTHAAEASLAAYESIVWIAGGLAKGATFDELVAKSAKRLRGAVLIGADRALIRQALARHAPEVPVVDLDRTDTGAMLAAVQEAQRLAVEGDTVLLAPACASMDMFANYNKRGDAFAEAVRELGA, encoded by the coding sequence ATGGGCAGCGGACAAGTGACCTCCTCGGTGCCTGAGGGATTCTCGGAGTTCCAGGGCAAGCACGTCACCGTCGCCGGGCTCGGCGTCTCCGGCATCCCGGCGGCCAAGGTCCTGCACGCGCGCGGGGCGATCGTCACGGTCGTCAACGACGGCGACGACGCACGCGCGCGTGAACAGGCCGCGGAGTTGGAGGCGCTCGGCATCACCGTGCGCCTAGGCGACGGCGCGACCCTGCCGAACGGCACCGAACTCGTCGTCACCGCGCCCGGCTGGAAGCCGGACAAGCCGCTGTTCGAGGCCGCCCGCGAAGCCGGCCTGGAGATCTGGGGCGACGTCGAACTCGCCTGGCGGCTCAGGGGCCCCGACGCGGCCCCCTGGCTCGCCGTCACCGGCACCAACGGCAAGACCACCACCGTGCAGATGCTGGCGTCGATCCTGAAGGCGGCCGGCCTGCGCACGGCCGCCGTCGGCAACATCGGCGTCTCGCTGCTGGACGCGGTGCTCGGCGAGGAGCACTACGACGTCCTGGCAGTGGAGTTGTCGAGCTACCAGCTCCACTGGGCGCCCTCGCTGCGCGCCCATTCGGCGGCGGTGCTCAACCTCGCTCCCGACCACCTCGACTGGCACGGCTCCATGGAGGCGTACGCCAGGGACAAGGGTCGCATCTACGAGGGCAATCGGGTCGCCTGCGTCTACAACGTCGCCGACAAGGCCACCGAGGACCTGGTCCGCGAGGCCGACGTCGAGGAGGGCTGCCGGGCCATCGGCTTCACCCTCGGCACCCCGGGGCCCTCCCAACTCGGCGTCGTCGAGGGCATCCTGGTCGACCGCGCCTTCGTGGAGAACCGGCACAAGAACGCCCAGGAGCTCGCCGAGGTCGCCGACGTCCACCCGCCGGCTCCGCACAACATCGCCAACGCCCTTGCCGCGGCGGCTCTCGCGCGCGCCTTCGGGGTGCCCCCCAAGGCCGTACGCGACGGTCTGCGGAACTTCACGCCCGACGCGCACCGCATCGCGCACGTGGCCCATGTGGACGGGGTCGCCTACGTCGACGACTCCAAGGCCACCAACACCCACGCCGCGGAAGCCTCGTTGGCGGCGTACGAGTCCATCGTCTGGATCGCGGGCGGCCTCGCCAAGGGCGCCACCTTCGACGAGCTGGTCGCCAAGTCGGCAAAGCGACTTCGTGGCGCCGTGCTCATCGGCGCCGACCGCGCTCTCATCCGCCAAGCGCTCGCGCGACACGCGCCGGAAGTACCCGTCGTCGACCTCGACCGGACCGACACTGGGGCGATGCTCGCGGCTGTCCAGGAGGCCCAGCGGCTCGCGGTCGAAGGCGACACGGTGCTGCTGGCCCCCGCCTGTGCCTCGATGGACATGTTCGCCAACTACAACAAGCGCGGTGACGCGTTCGCGGAGGCGGTTCGCGAACTCGGCGCCTGA
- the mraY gene encoding phospho-N-acetylmuramoyl-pentapeptide-transferase: MMKQILFSGVIGLFLTLVGTPLLIKLLARKGYGQYIRDDGPREHASKRGTPTMGGIAFILATVAAYFLSKVITGQPPTYSGLLVLGLMCGMGLVGFLDDYIKIVKRRSLGLRAKAKMAGQLIVGISFAVLALQFSDARGNTPASTKLSFITDFGWTIGPVLFVVWALFMILAMSNGVNLTDGLDGLATGASVLVFGAYTFIGVWQFQESCANAQTLTNPGACYEVRDPLDLAVIASALMGACLGFLWWNTSPAKIFMGDTGSLALGGVLTGLAICSRTELLVAIMGGLFVLITMSVVIQVGSFRLTGKRVFRMAPLQHHFELKGWSEVLVVVRFWIIQGICVIVGLGLFYAGWAADK, from the coding sequence ATGATGAAGCAGATCCTGTTCTCCGGCGTCATCGGTCTCTTCCTGACGCTGGTCGGCACCCCGCTGCTGATCAAGCTGCTGGCGCGCAAGGGCTACGGCCAGTACATCCGTGACGACGGCCCGCGCGAGCACGCCAGCAAGCGCGGTACGCCGACGATGGGCGGTATCGCCTTCATCCTGGCCACCGTCGCCGCGTACTTCCTGTCGAAGGTGATCACCGGTCAGCCGCCCACCTACTCGGGCCTGTTGGTCCTCGGCCTGATGTGCGGCATGGGCCTGGTCGGCTTCCTGGACGACTACATCAAGATCGTCAAGCGGCGTTCGCTGGGCCTGCGGGCCAAGGCGAAGATGGCCGGCCAGCTGATCGTCGGCATCAGCTTCGCGGTGCTCGCGCTGCAGTTCTCCGATGCCCGCGGCAACACCCCTGCCTCCACCAAGCTGTCGTTCATCACGGACTTCGGCTGGACCATCGGCCCGGTGCTGTTCGTGGTCTGGGCGCTGTTCATGATCCTCGCGATGTCGAACGGCGTGAACCTGACGGACGGTCTGGACGGCCTGGCCACCGGCGCCTCCGTGCTCGTCTTCGGCGCCTACACCTTCATCGGCGTCTGGCAGTTCCAGGAGTCCTGCGCCAACGCGCAGACCCTCACCAACCCGGGCGCCTGCTACGAGGTGCGCGACCCGCTGGACCTCGCGGTCATCGCCTCCGCGCTGATGGGCGCCTGCCTCGGCTTCCTGTGGTGGAACACCTCGCCGGCCAAGATCTTCATGGGCGACACCGGTTCGCTCGCCCTCGGCGGTGTCCTGACCGGCCTCGCCATCTGCTCCCGCACGGAGCTGCTGGTGGCCATCATGGGCGGTCTGTTCGTCCTCATCACCATGTCGGTCGTCATCCAGGTCGGCTCCTTCCGGCTCACCGGCAAGCGCGTCTTCCGGATGGCGCCACTGCAGCACCACTTCGAACTCAAGGGCTGGTCCGAGGTCCTGGTCGTGGTCCGCTTCTGGATCATCCAGGGCATCTGCGTGATCGTCGGACTGGGCCTCTTCTACGCGGGATGGGCAGCGGACAAGTGA